The sequence below is a genomic window from Trichosurus vulpecula isolate mTriVul1 chromosome 5, mTriVul1.pri, whole genome shotgun sequence.
TCAGCTCTAAGACTAGTGGAGTAGGAGCTGGTGTCAGGACTTTGGACACCTCCcaagggagaggggtggggagggagggggcctgTGCAGAGGGCTGGAGGGGAGACAGGGCATGGAGCAGGGCGCTAGGGGGGAAGCGGGGCATGCATCGGGGCGCTGGCGGGGAGAGGGGAAATGCAAGGggctgggagggagaggaggcatgcagtgggggtggggggagagggggcgtgcagtgggggggagagagggggcatacagggggctgggagggaggggaatgcAGCGGGGTACTGGGACTCCCTAAGGCAAGGAAGAAGGGGCTGTCTTTGGCATGCCCTGGATGGATATAGTAAGGGTCCCTAATgagccttctagctctgacattcccatTTAGGGCCTGAGGCCCCTCCTAGAACTGATTTTCTCtgctctaagctcccttctagctaGGTAATCCTTTGTTCTAAGTTTTCTCTTTCtgctgacattctctgttctaagcttcCATCTCTGATATCCCccgttctaaggcccctcccagctctgacattccctgttctaaagccccttccaggtctgacattccaaattctaaggtccttctcaatCTAATAGATAGTCCTGGGTCTTTTGGGGGAAGGAAAACGTTGCTTTTCATAGGGGGAGGAGACAGGATTCCCCAAGAGAGGGTCTGTGTTGGccagggggatggggaggggtgaGCAAGGACTCTTCCCAGAACTTCAGTGTGGGGAGGGGTCTGTCCTATGACTCACTAGAAGACGGGGTCCGGGGCAGGGACATCCGATCCGGCTCCAGCTGGGACATGGGTCTCCCCTCGCTGAGCTCCTGGACATAGGAGCCCGAGCTATGCCGGCTCCGGGGAGAGCTGAAGTCTCCCAGAGACCTCTGGGGCTGCGAGGGGAGATGGgcaggggagggtggggaagggaggggagaggcagggctGCCCCCCACCCtattctgccccccacccccagtcccagGGCTCCCCATAGGGATTCAGTAACCTCCTCCCAAGCCAcagaggaggtgggggggagacCCCAGGCGGGAGGTAGGGGGAGGACAGGGTCTCTCGGAAGCTTGAGGTTCTAGGGGGGAGGATAGTCCAGGATGGGGGCCTCAGGTCCCAGGGAGAGAGGGGCACGGTGGGGGGCGGGTACAGTGGGGGCGAGAAAGGTGGTGCCCGTAGCTCCCAGGGGCTCACCATCTCCAGGCGGGTGGGGGTCAGGCGGCCTGATGGGTAGGCTGACCCAAGGGTAGGGCCCAGCAAGCCGGGGGAATGGGCACGAGATGAGTTTCGGCTGGCTTCAGACTGTTCCTTCCACAAGAGGACTCGGTTCTGGAGGATGCCCCGGGCCTAGGACAGGAGAAGGgaagggttcaagtcctggctctgattggttctcgctgtgtgaccttcagtaaATCAGAAACCCTATCTGAGCCTGAttgctcatcagtaaaatgtgggtgtgaagttagatgatttctaagcttCTCCCCcaattccctgttctaaggcccctcccagctctgacatcccctgttctaaggcccctcccagctctgacatcccctgttctgaggcccctctcagctctgacatcccctgttctgaggaccctcccagccctgacattccctgtcctcaggcccctcccagctctgtcattctctGTTCTACAGTCTCTTCTGGTGAATACCAgctcttctggatactctcttctctcttggtttctgTAATGGTCCCTCCCTGCCTACTTTCTGCTCTTCACTCAACCCTCTATCAtggtcccccatgcctagaatgtcttCCATcccttggaatccctggtttatttcaaggctcagttcaagcaGCACCTTCCTATTTTTGGATTCTCCTGGTCTCTTCCACCCTACCCCAATCTCCTGGTTTTCCCTCTAAGAtcactttgtatttgtcttggacaTATCAATATAGATGCACGCCATCTCCCCTgtcagaaggtaagctccttgagtgcagggacttttctctttttaccccccttagcacatagtaggcactttaaactGCTTATGAATAGACTGACCATCTTTACAGAAATAGACCATGTGATGAGgcagaaatacattaaaaataaatgttaaaaggcagaaatgtgaaacatccttttcagaccataatgtaATAAAGATAGTCATTAACACAGAGAACAGATTAGAATATGCCTCATAAGACAATTGTAATAACCCAGGCAGGGGGCAATGAGGGGCCTGGATGTGACAGATATTgccagatatagatagatggatggatgggaggatggatagacaaataaatagatggatagatagatagatggatagatagatagatggatagatagataaatagatgaatagataaatagatggatagatagatggatagatggatggatggatagataggtggatagatgaatggatagatagatacatggatagacagatagatgaatagatatatggatggatgaatggtTGGATAGATAGAAATTATCAATCTATATCTTAtgtcgtttgtccttcattttcgaagatgatcagtgacatcatgggtgatgtcttgacctgtgagtgaattggagttaagtgaggcaATGTTGCACAAAACCgtcagcctcactgtcttccTGAGCCGCTGAAGTCcactggcaggacaaaagtccaAACTGCTGctgatggcccagggtgcagcGGATGATCTTGGCGTCTTCTAAGCGCTCCACGGCGCTGGCCTTTATGGTCAGCGGAACAAACGGTTCTCATGTGCTTATCGTACTTGGATTAGACCGCCTCCCCTACCCCCAGTGCACCCCGCACACGCACTGATGGttttgtctaggctcttttttttggtcatgactttcaggtagtccaataatttttaaattatctctcctgggtctattcccaggtcagtggtttttccattgagatatttcacgctgtcttccactttttcattcctttggttctgtttttataatttcttgatttctcatacagtcattagcttccatttgctccattctaatttttaaggaattattttccttcatcACTGATGGTTCTGAGGCCCGTTGGTTACTCCtgacctggtttagcccatctgggAGGTGGTTTACTGGGATGTGACGTCTGGTGAATGCCACGATTTctgggagccacaggtgagacaGGTGATCACCAggggtggatgagcagccctcccACCAGAGGAGTTAGACCTCCCTGAACACCCCCCACACTCCTACCTATAGCTATTTatctgaggaaggaagaaagggtgagacagaaagaaggccagCAGGGAGGCACTTGGCTCAttagaaagagctctgaactCAGAAtgggaagccctgggttcaagcaTTGGCTCCAGCATTTTCTAGCTAGTCAATAACAGACAAGTGGACTTAgagtcacaagacctgagttcaaatctggcctctgccactcactaccagtgtgaccttgcaTAAATAGCtcaacttctctggatctcagtttctttatcagtgaGATGGAGTAGAACTCAGTGACTTCTGGAATCCCTGTGTATCTGTTCCTAGGATTTCTGGGGCTGAGGTAGGATAAGGGGAAACCCTTCGCTGGCCCAGGCCCCTAGCCAAGGTCCATGACTCACCCGGCCAAAGAACTGCAGGAAGGTGTTGGATAGTAGCAAGTGCTTTTCAGCCAAGAACCGATAGCGCCTCTTTTCCTCCTGCTCGGCTGCTTTCTGGCTCTCCGAGACGAAGGCGTGCATCTGGGCGTGCAGCCTGTTCACGCTCTcctggggagggacagagaggatgAGTGAGGGGCTCTACTAGAGATGGGGGCTCAGACATCCTGCATCCCCCAGTCACCAAAGTGCATCTCCTACAATCAGTGACCCCCTACAGTGTCCCTAGGGAAGCTCACTAATCAAAAAATTatagagtatttattaagcacccactatgtaccaggctagagatacaaaaaaaggcaaaacagcccctgcccttagggagcttgaAATCTaaggcaaacaactatgtacatacaaggtaTAGACGGGCAGCCAGTCCTGGTTGAGACATCGCAATGGTTGGGAAGTGTTTCCTGCCTCGGCCTCAGTGAGATTTCCACCCattcctcctggttctgtccacAGGGGCCAAGCAGCACAAGCCTGAGCCCTCCTTGGCTGCATGAAGATGCCTGCCATGTCTCCCCTGGGCTTCCTCTTCCTCATGGTGTGACCTCAAGGTCTGTCTCCAACCTGAATGCCTTGCTCTGGACACTCTCCCATGTATCCAAGTCCCTTTGCAAacgtggcacccagaactgaacacaatcctGCCCAAGGGTCTGATCGTGGCAGCCGGCAGCAGGAAGAGTACTTCCCCAGCTCTTGCCACTCACAGATGGCATTCAACACCCTGCTCCCTCACAGCCtcagatcttttaaaaataacctaGGTCCCCTCatctctcccccctttccagcTCTCCTTCGGCTGTTGCCttcatccattagaatgtaagcccctcgAGGGTAGGGACAGCCTTGCTTGCTTGCAAGACCTTAGCACTGAACAACTTTATCTGTCTATACTGTCCAGCcacacctcctcccccatccccaccattTTGTGCTTATGAAATTGATTGTTTGAACCTCAGTTTAAGATCTTACATTTAtttctcttcaatttcttccaTATTTCATTTAGCCCATCATCTTAATTTTCTCACCAGCACCTCAGCTCCAAAAAGTCCCAAGAAAGCAAAGACTTCCTCGTTTTTCCCTGGCACTATCCTTCTCatcccctgagttcaaatcctgcctcagacattttctagctgggtgactctgattaagtcagcctcagtttcctcatctgtgaaatggcttTGCAAGCCATACTATGATTATTAACACTAGTTATTATTAAATACCACCTCCATCTCGAAGTCTTCCCTGAACGGAGGGCTGCTTCTAAGGAGGATTTTTCTGGTAGCCCTCCAGCTAGACTGTGAGACCCCTGAGACCAAGCACTGAGTCTTTGAATGTCTCCCAAGCAGCATCGAAGGCTCACTGAATGTCTGCTTCCTTTCcagatcccttctggctccagaGCCAATGTTTGACCTCTGGTTTTCGTACATGAACTTTCAGCAGATGTCACACAGGAGGTGCGGTAAGTGGGGACCTGATCCCCTGGGAAGGACcaaagatttggagctggaatggaccttagaggtcagtcATTGAATCTAAGCCCCGGAAATGGAGGCAtaaggggacttgcccagggtcatgcagctagtcaatgtctgaagtagaattagaactcaggtcttcccactGGCAGGTCGGCTGCCCTGTGGTCCTTGGCATTCCCTAGCTGCTTAGAACAGCAGGGTGATGGTAGGACTGTGGGCGTGACTGACTTtaatgggggaggtggggcacGCCCTGGGGAATCCGGCCCTGTTCCTCTGTCCACCCCGCCTCGCTCACCTTCATCTCCCTCGCGCTCCtgtccctctttctttccatcctccaCAGCTCCGACATGCATTTCTCCAGGTTGGCAGCACGGTGCCGATATTCTATCTCATAGTGTTGGCGGCTGTCCTAGAGAGTGGgagacgggggtggggggggggcggtgaggaAAAGAGGCGGCAGAAGTCGGCAGATCTGCTGAAAgtactcattagctatgtgactgttgGGGAGTTACTTTTTCTTTCTGGTCCTCTGtatactcatctctaaaatgggaataggaaaaaaaaacaaaactgggacTAGACatccttgccttgccttccctaggactggaagagaccttagccaTCACCCGGCCCcagtgcctcattttacagatgaggaaactgagacccagagggcaCAATGTGGGAAAGCTCCTTGTAAACAGCCAGAGAAGCCGAGTGCACTGCCAGCTGAGGTCTGTGTGGCTTTCAGAGTTACGGAAGATACCACATACATTATCTTGTTGGAGTATCACCACAACCCTGTAAGCTGCGTTCTCCAGACATTATTCCTCCTATTTTatacgtgaggaaactgaggctcagggagataAAAGGACTTGcccgagatcacacagctagtgtgtgtcagagccaggatttgaatccaggtttctcCTGATTCCAGCTCTATGCTCCAGTGTTCCTTTCACTATAACATGCTGCCTTTCTAATTTATCATTCTCTTCAATCCTAGCAGAAGGCCAGAGGTCAGTCTGTTTCCATGCCTTTGGGGAACCTGGGGGGAGGATTTCACTAAAAGGAGAGGAATAAGAATGGGAAGACCCTCGGGGCTGGAGAAGCTGCAGAGTGCATGGGCTACGGGGCAAGCTGCCCACCCAGCGGGTCAGAGGGTGTGTGGAGGCATTGGGATCTCGGGGAGGGACAGGGGGCTCACTTTGATAAACTGCATATCCAGCTTGGTATTCTTCTCCATGTGCTGCAGAAGGTCTCCATGGAAAGTCTGCACCTGGAATGAAGGCAGAAGATCACCAGatgtcccttcttttctctcGGGCATATGCCCGAGTCTGTGCTGCCATGGGCAGTCATGGAACAAGGAGCTGGGAGAaccctcagaacacagaatgtcagagctggaagggaccttagaacaggggatgtcagagctggggtggggggagccttagaaaaggaaaaatccaagctggaagggaccttagaacagacaATATCAAAACCTTAGGACAGGGAATGTccgagctgggagggagcttagaacaggggatgccaGAGCtgagaggagccttagaacagggaatgtctaAGCTGGGAGGTGCTTAGACAGGGAATGTTAGAACAAGAGAACATTCAAATTTGGAGGGACTTCAAAGATAAAATCATAAAACCTTCACTTGgcaggtgaaaaaactgaggacaagaggAGGAAGTAGCTGTCGCTCTGTCCCCTAGCTCTAACTGTTAGCACAAAAGCCATAAAGCAGGTTGTGCCCTTGGATTCTTTAATGGTTTCTTAGGACTTTACTCCATAgataaaactccaaatgggaatCAAAGCCTTGTTTGTATCAAGGTGTTGATAAAGGTACCGGGTAGGCAAACAATGCCAAGTGTTTCAGGGTCAGGAGTACCCAGGGTCCCCATGGCACTTCCTGCCATTGAGGATTCAGGTGAAAGAGAGAGGTCAAAAGGAGGGCTGGTCTATGAGAAAGACCATGCCAAAGAATGCTGGGCATTTTGGCactgagaaaagagaatgaagtgctggctgcagtcaggaaaacctagattcaagtctcacctctgacagcAGCGATTTGACCTGGGACAAATAATGTAAgcctcaggcagctctctaagctTTTTCTAGTAAGTTATAGATGGATTGCACTCTGCCTCTGTGGAGGGAATagtaatgaaatcatagctccttGGCATATGGACCAGAGCAGAAAGGAGGCTGGGGCAGGTAACACCAACTGATATGCCCACAGCTGTTGGTACTTCATCATGTTGAGGGGTACTCTTTCCCTCAGTGTCAGGAGGAAGCAATTCTGGGCATGGCTAACATGGTGAGAAGCCTGAGGTTGTGCCATATCAGGCTTGACCATAGATTTAGGGTTAGTAAGGACCACAGAGACCACTGcatccaataccctcattttacagatgaagaaactgaggcccagattggtaaagtgacttgccccaggtcacacaggcacACAGGGgatgagttgggatttgaacccagtcttcttgattccaaatgtgtattctggaggaaagaagactcaaccaaccagtatttattaagcacctactacatgccaggcactatcctaGCAAGGAGCTGGCTCATGCAGttaaaaggctgtcatgtggaagagtcCTGTTCTACCTGGTCCCAGAGAGCAAAGCTACACCCAGGTTAGGCTTGGGAGATAAGCCATGAAGGAACTGATTGGAAGGATAGGACGTCTTTGTAAGCTTTGTGAGGGATTCTTCTCTGACTAAGGCTCATCCTACCAGGGAATCGTTTTTTTCCCGGCTTCTGATTCCATCCCCAGACCAAGGGGCTGGGGGGCTGAGGGGGGTGGGGTCtggccagacccctcccccaagaGGGAGCAGCCCTGTAGAGAGTCGAACCCTCCCTCACCCCGGGGGAGCTCTCCCACCGATCCTCTCACGCATCGTTTGTTGGGATATAGAATATTAACAGTAGCTAATATTCCAagagcaccttaaggtttgcgaGTCACTTTACCATTAGGATCTCACCGATCCTCACAACCAAcccgggagggagggaggcactaTCATTGTCCTTACTTGACAGATAACCTGTAATAGCAGCTAATATTTATGTGGACACCATTTATTATTCGTTTACTAATTACTTATTACTAACTAACTTTACTAATTAATCCACTAATTTATTACTAATTAAATTTACTGATTTATTACTGATCAGCTAAATTCACTAAtttactaattaattaattagcatATACGCTGTTTGCTATTTAATATTTGCTATGtgcattaagtgctttacaattatcatctcatttggtcctcacgacaaccctgggaaagaggtgctattgttatcccattttacagataatgataattatatttatatgtacattatTTAGTATTAATTTACTGACTCATTACTAATTACTTTTTTACTAATTTACTAATTAATTTATGTGTATACTATTTACTACTAATATTTACTATGAacgctaaatgctttacaattattatctcatttggtcctcatgatGACCCTGGGAGCTGTTATcgtcttcatttcacagatgagaaactgaggcaaacagaagttagcaACTTGCTGAGggccccacagctagtaagtgtctgaggctgaatttgaattcagatcttcctgactctagccacCGTGACCCCAAGCTATCCCTATAGCAGACTGGAGCAATGCTGTATTAGAcaacctcctcccccaacaagGCTCCAAGTAACTCCATGGAAATGAGatatggaaagagcattggacttggagttggaagattcctgggttcagatcccaccacCTTGGGCAACAAAGTGGCAAAGCCACTTTCAAGAggcccatccataaaatggggaggtTCCCAAGTCAGAGGTTCCGTTGTGGGGATCACATGAGACAACATATGGAAAATGCTTCAGAGATATTAAATCACCATTCGTTCACTGTTCTGTGACTGATTCTCCTCCGACATGGCCTTCAAGGCCCTTCGACATGCTGCATGAGCTTCTCTGGGCACTCTCGGGTGTATCGAtgtccttctttaaaaaaaatgtcacctAGAATGGAACACAAGCCCTCCAggtatggtctgaccagggaagGAGACAGTGGGACTGTCACCTCCCTCATTCCTGGGCTTGTCTAGCCCCTACAGCAGCCGGAGACTGAACCCCTTTTTTTTTCAGCATGTTGATATACATTGAActtgaagtccactaaaaccctcagatcttctTTTCCCCTGTAGTCTAGCCACACTTTGTACAGTGTGTGGAGATGAATGAAGTTGGGTTTTGGAGCCCGAGGGAATCTaacacaagtcttctgacttGTCCCGCTGCCCTGACATCCCACTGCCTCGTTGTAGGCCCATTTTAGTTGGAAGGGCTGGCTTTGGAAGTTGGGGAGAGGCTACCAAGAAAAAGGCCTGATAGCTGAGTGGCTGATGTAGCTGCCACCTCTTGGAATGAACTGGTCCCTAAAACAAGATGGCAGCTAGACATTCATGGAGACTAGGGAGAGATACAAGTGAGACAGAGATTAGCCTAGGAAGCTCGTGCCAGCTGCTCCAGTCTGTGTAGCCCAAGGTTCCCAGGATCTTTCACCATTCAACTCAGGGTTCTGTCAGTGTGTTGATTTTTACCTATAGATGCCTTCTCAAAGAAACGAATGAACCCTAACCTTCTCCAAATGAGCTGAGAGGACAGAAGGAGGTGTCCAGGCTGAGCCTGATAAGAACTGGTAGAAAGGTCAGGGAAGTTAGAGAGTATCACAGAAGAAGGAAATCCTCAGGCGGGATGGGTCCTACAGTTCAAGCGCAGTTACAAGACTCCATCCTAATCTTGATTCATGATGAGCTAGgcggcacaatggataaagtactaggcctggagacaggaagactcgaattcagatccagtctcagacatgtactagctgtgtggccctggacaaggcacttcccttctctgtctgcctcaattccaTCTGTTGTGAAGTTGGGTTAAttccttctagggttgttgtgaaggtcaaatgaaataatgtttgtatagcaagcccttagcacagtgcctggtatacagtaggagcTACATAAATGTGGATTCTTGTTATCTGGTGGTCTTAGAGGAGGAGTGTCCCGGACCAGGGAGGTGAAAACCCAGCCCTGCTCTGACAACTTCTGGAGCAggatcacattttaggaaggacatggacTATGGAAAGGTGCCTGGGATGGAGATGGGATTTCAGGCTGTATTAAGACTGgttggaaagaaatgagaatgtttgTTCTGGGAAAGAGAAGGCTGACAGGGCCATGCTTGCCTTCTTCAAATATTTCTAGGGCTGTTGTAGACAAGGATCGGACTCGAGGGCAGAATAGTAAGACCAGCTGGCACCGAGAACAAGAGCCTGGAGGCTCAGGcctagaagggagctcagaggccacctGGTCCAATCCTggcattttactgatggggaaactgaggaggcAGTGATTTGGAAGCAGGACTGGGAGCCAGGGTGCTTGGTGGCCCCACTTACAATGGCCCAGAGGTCCATGGGGAGATGCTTGGCAGACATAAGTGGATGGCAGCCCCTATTCTGgctcctctccctccttgccAGCCCATGTCTAGGACCCCACGACCCTTCCTGAGAAGGGCCTCCTCTCTCTTTTACGCAAAGGTCTAGGGGCATTGGGAAGAGCATGCACCTTCCCAGGACCACGTTGGGCACCTAGCCTGCCCCCCCCAGGGTTGGCCTGGAGACTCACGACAATTTCCAGGTCGTTGTTCAGATGCCGCTGGGTGTCTGACATCTGTACAAGGATCTCACCTGGAAGACAGGGGAGGAAGCGgtgagatggggggggggggcaggtgtgGGGCCCGAACCCACCCTGGAACACCAGGGCCCCACGCCGGGTGATTTCTTGGGGCAAAGTCCATGTTTGCAGAGATGGCTCACAGGGCTGGAGCAACGTCTCCTGAATCGGGACCTTGGCCCTTAATGGATAGGCATGAGGCGGGGCACCTGGCTTTTGGTATGAGGGTTCTGGGTCCTTATCCTGCCCCTCCCTACCGGTCCTGCACCTGCCCAGCCCCTGCAGGTCAACTGGCACAGGGGCCTCTAACACCAACTCTTGAATCTAGGTCAACTTCAAGTTTACAAAGCAACTTCCCCCCAAATCCCTGTGAGAGAAGGAATGCAAGGGTTGCcccttttttttacagatggggaaactgaggcccccataAGAAGCAacggcttgcctagggtcattaAGTCAGCAaggatcataggagcatagatctaAAATCAGAAGGCTTTGGAGACCatgtagcccaaccccctcaatttttcagctgaggaaaatgaggcccagagagattgtgacctgcctaaggtcacacaggcagtatcaGCCCCGCCCCCACACCCCCATCTGGTCTATAGAGAGCATACAGCCTTGGCCCCAGGAGAgctctgggttccaatcctgcctccagtattcactgtgtgactctggacaagtcatttgaccctcccTGAGCCCTTTTACCCTGGGGCTTCTGGAGAGCGTTTACAAAACTGCAGGGGCTAATCTGACCCTCCCTCTGATCTGGACGGTGGCGCGTGGGAGCGGGGGCAGGGGCAGGCGCAGGGTCTCCTACCCAATAGCTGCGAGGTGGAGCTCTGCAGGGCTTGCTCCCCGATCTTCTGGATGGCCTTGAAGTAGACCTCGGCCGCTTCGGACAGCGCTGCCCCGGGAGGGAAAGGACTCCTGTGCCTCGGCCCGCGAGCGCTCCTGGGCCCCGCCCCCAAGCCCCCTCCTCACCTACTGCTCCTTGGGCCCAGCCCAGGCTCGCCCTCCCCCACCAAGAGTCCCTCACGCCTCCCTAGTGACCTCGCACGACCCGGCCGAAGGCACCTTCCGCAATGCCCTTACGGGGACATGTTGGGCACTGGGGCGTTGTGTGTGGGCACCTCGCTCCCCCGTTAGACTACGGGGCCCGGGAAGCCTCGCGTCTCCCCAGTGCCCAGACCCGGACCCCCAGCGCAGAAGGTGCCTGataaatgctgaatgaatgaatgaggtctAGACTCAAATGCAGACCCTCCAATCCAGCCAGACCGAagcccaccccccaaccccagcGCCCGTCCCCCTCccgctcctccccctccccctcctcctccccctcccgctcctccccctccccctcctcctccccctcctcctcttccccctctttctcctcctcccctcccctctcctctggcCCGGCTCC
It includes:
- the BAIAP2L2 gene encoding brain-specific angiogenesis inhibitor 1-associated protein 2-like protein 2 isoform X2, with protein sequence MALEMEQFYRSTVAIYKSIMEQFNPALENLVYLGNNYLRAFHALSEAAEVYFKAIQKIGEQALQSSTSQLLGEILVQMSDTQRHLNNDLEIVVQTFHGDLLQHMEKNTKLDMQFIKDSRQHYEIEYRHRAANLEKCMSELWRMERKRDRSAREMKESVNRLHAQMHAFVSESQKAAEQEEKRRYRFLAEKHLLLSNTFLQFFGRARGILQNRVLLWKEQSEASRNSSRAHSPGLLGPTLGSAYPSGRLTPTRLEMPQRSLGDFSSPRSRHSSGSYVQELSEGRPMSQLEPDRMSLPRTPSSTSLYASSTQRSRSSSFGERQGSSGGPRRARALVSHSDGANHTLLPFSAGDVVLVLVPEAQNGWLYGKLEGSSASGWFPETYVKPLEDLPESELPSRSYPLRGTHSLDNLLDRPASTPASSEYWDGHSRPHTSSRTTSRATSQAPTPPPLPPDSSRRSSMGSMGGAGDAKKLMAWEQHPPELFPRGTNPFATVKLRPTITNDRSAPLIR